A stretch of Cherax quadricarinatus isolate ZL_2023a chromosome 24, ASM3850222v1, whole genome shotgun sequence DNA encodes these proteins:
- the LOC138853181 gene encoding uncharacterized protein produces MINSIEDLDHNPPKRRKVTEQYLTDKEMLIAMEDFERKEATKDEEKYLSLMKGNITKDFSGSDKILLVQQANCCAVKLKKGGLADALSQVLPLSNPYLFRSPGCHKANLASEVTRDKFGSIKFVNNGKNNPMIVNMFAQYAMGPPHKYYMNCKVDKAYYNTCKYLDTKKGREIIFKECMNDLVKWLLTDPNEIIMEKVVFPEGIGCASAGGDWHAYLKIIHDFAKELKKWHRNTVIIIVKYDK; encoded by the exons ATGATTAATTCGATAGAAGACCTTGATCACAACCCTCCAAAACGAAGGAAGGTGACTGAACAATATCTCACCGATAAAGAAATGCTTATAGCAATGGAAGATTTTGAAC gtaaagaagcaacaaaagatgaagaaaaatatCTTTCGTTAATGAAAGGTAATATTACAAAAGATTTTAGTGGCAGTGATAAAATTCTTTTAGTACAACAAGCAAATTGTTGTGCTGTTAAATTGAAAAAGGGAGGTCTTGCTGATGCTTTAAGTCAGGTTTTACCACTTAGCAATCCATATTTATTTAGATCACCTGGATGTCATAAAGCAAATCTAGCTAGTGAAGTCACTCGTGATAAATTTGGGAgcataaaatttgtaaataatggaaaaaataaccCCATGATTGTCAATATGTTCGCACAGTATGCGATGGGACCTCCACATAAGTATTATATGAACTGTAAAGTTGATAAGGCCTACTataatacatgcaaatatttagatacaaagaaaggtcgtgagattatattcaaagagtgcatgaatgatcttgttaagtggttattaacagatcccaacgagattataatggaaaaagttGTGTTTCCAGAAGGAATTGGATGTGCTTCAGCCGGAGGTGATTGGCATGCATATCTTAAAATTATTCATGATTTtgcaaaggaattaaaaaaatGGCATAGAAATACTGTTAtcattattgtaaaatatgacaaataa